The following DNA comes from Musa acuminata AAA Group cultivar baxijiao chromosome BXJ1-4, Cavendish_Baxijiao_AAA, whole genome shotgun sequence.
TATTtttatttgaagaaaaaaaatgttcATTTTAATTGATCTGTTTTTGTTGCTATTTCTGCAAAAAATGGCATCTTAAGATGGACTATTGATGTCTTTGTTTCCTATAGTTCTTTCAAGCTTTAAGATCATGCATGGTCCTACTTTTCATCCTCTAATTTGATGGTCTGATTAGATATGAGTGTAAACAAGGGTTGAGTAATGAGAAAACTAATTGATGCATGTTGTGGGATGTACCAGATGTGTATATTCGCGAATATTATCCTCTAATTTATGAAAGTTAATCAGTCCAAATATGATAGGATGTTCTACCAAGTGGCTTATTAGCTTGGGCTGTGCCCTTTTATGATTGAGCTTCATGATCATTTCTTTAATGGTCTATCAAATATGTCTGCTGCTGAAGAACTACATTTGTTGCTCTTCTGCATGAACACTATTTCTTTTCTGTTTCTTTGTTTGTCTGTTATCTGACATTATCTTTCTCCAATTCAAATAGATCGGGCAAGGTACTTATAGCAGCGTGTTTAGAGCACGCGAGACCGATACAGGAAGGATTGTTGCCCTAAAGAAGGTGCGCTTTGACAATTTTGAGCCTGAGAGTGTGAGATTCATGGCAAGAGAGATACAGATTCTCCGCAAGCTTGATCATCCAAACATCATAAAGCTGGAGGGCATTATTACTTCTCGGCTATCATGCAGTATATACCTTGTTTTTGAATATATGGAGCATGATCTTGCAGGGTTATCATCTTGCCCAGATATCAAATTCAGTGAACCACAGGTTATTCACCTTCCTTGCAACGTTTTCAGCTCGTAAGTGTAGAACTTGACCATGTGCATATGTTTCAGATCAAATGTTACATGCACCAATTACTATCTGGACTTGATCAATGTCATTCACGCGGCATCATACATCGGGACATCAAATGTGCAAACCTTCTAGTTAACAATGAAGGAATTCTGAAGATGGCTGATTTTGGTTTGGCAAACATCTTGAATCCCGAGGAAAAGCAGCCACTCACTAGCCGAGTTGTGACGTTATGGTATCGTCCGCCAGAGCTTCTTCTAGGATCAACAGACTATGATGCATCTGTAGATTTGTGGAGTGTTGGATGTGTATTTGCAGAACTCTTTCTTGGGAGGCCTATCTTGCCAGGGAGAACTGAGGTAATCATCTTAGTCCTGCTTTATTCATATTTGTCATTAGAAGTCTATAAGCTGATGAACTGATAACCGCAAAAGACGGTATATGAAATGAACCATGCCATTCTACTATGGAGGTAAGGCAAGAAAAAGGATAAGAGAGTGCCAAAGCATGACTTGTTTTCCCAATTTCAAGTTACAAGTAGTTAGCAAAGCCATTTAGAATTCCATCATCCTTTAGTAACTATAGAATATAAGTTCTGGATTCGCTTGGACTTCTAATTATATTTGATTTATATTCAGGTTGAACAAATTCATAAGATCTTTAAGCTCTGTGGTTCTCCACCAGAAGAATATTGGAAGCAATCCAGGATGCCGCATGCAACAGTTTTTAAGCCTCAACATCCTTATGAGAATTGCCTCCAGGAGACATTTGACACTTTACCAGAAAGCGCATTCGAATTGTTAGAAACATTTTTGTCGATCGAGCCTAAGAAACGTGGCACAGCCTCTGCTGCTCTTACTTCTAAGGTAACTCTTGTACAAAATTTGGTCTCTGCTTTGTTAAAAAGTATTATCTCATTATTATTCATTCTGTTGATGACATTTCTATCTGTTGAGTGATGCTTCACATTGTGACTATTAGTAGGCTTGCTGTGAATTCTCCTACATGACTCCTCCTCCGTACCCACTTCAGTTCTTTTCTAAAAGATTTCTGCCTCAAAACATATCAGGTTTTGCAATCTAATTGCTTTCCTCATGCTTGTTCAGTACTTCAGGACAAAGCCTTACGCGTGTGATCCATCTAGCTTTCCCAAGTATCAACCTAACAAAGAAATCGATGCAAAGTTTCGTGAGGAGTCACGCAGGTGAGCTGAAAACTTTACCTACGAAGAATACATGGTCCCACATTCAAGAAATTTTGGCCATTTAGTCTTGCGAACTTTATCTTTGCACTTTCTATGTGACTTTTGATCAACTTGGACAGATTCAAGTAACATCAAATAGTGACATCTCAATTTTGAACCTTAGAAACAATTTTGGTGATATGAATCCtgcgaaaaaaataaaaatctactctTCAGATCTTCCGACATAATCTGTAGAATGATCTGATTCTTTATTTAATATGTGCAACCTTTATCATTTTTACACAAAAGCAAATCACAACTTGTTGATCTTTCAATCATTTTACTGTATTGTTTCAGGAGGACTGTCAGTAGCAGATTAAATGTAGAAGCAACAGGAAGACCTTCAAGACCATACAAGCCTTCACAAGAATCAAATGGCCTTGCAAACACAGCATCTCGCAgagaggtctctctctctctctctctctgtccatATATCTATATCTACCTACCTATCTATCTCATTCTTTCCATCTCTTTCTATGTGTGTTCCCAATGTGTCCATGCTTGTAATTAATAGATTGAGAATTTTAAGATGGTCAGGCTTCAAACTTCCCAAATATAAGCGGTGAAAAATTCTATTACTGTAGTGTTTTATTGGCATGATTGCAATACTAAAAATCTTTGTCTCTGCCAGGGGTTGAAAATTGCTCAAGGATCTAATAGAAGCAATGTAAAACAAGAGATTCCAAGAGTAAACAATGGTACAAGGCTAATCATTGATCAGCAGCCAATGCCAAATATTAGATACCAAGATGAGCATCGACATGTCAAGCAAAACTATCAAAGAGTGCCTTTCTCAGGTCCTTTGCATCTCTCTGCTTCTACCAGCTTTGCAGGTCCAAAGAAACCAAATGAATTACATTCACACATCAAGCCTCAGGCTAGATCCAGATCCAGACATGACAAATCGGGAAGGTTGGTTCCATCAAATGTTTCAGAGATAACAAGAACTTTCAAAGTGAATGGAGAAGAAAATAGAGATCTTGGACATGCTTCCTCTTCCAATTCAAAAGGCTACAAGCCAAAAGACGCATTTCAAATCCCACGGAGACATCCGGAGCTTCAGGACTCAACATATTCTTTCAATGCCTACCGTTCTCGTGATGCAGTTTCATCTAAGAATAGGAGCTTGGTACTGATTCAGCTACTCCGAAACATTTACTTTCTTCTACACCACTGGCCTAGCTGGTCATTTACTGATTGTCTTGAAAATTTTCAGGGTTATATATATCAAGGAGAAAAGGTGGAGTTCTCAGGGCCTCTACTGCTCCAATCGAAAAAGGTTGATGAATTCCTGGAGAAGCATGAACGGCACATCCGCAAAGCTATTCGAAAATCATGGTTTCAGAGAGGTAAAAGTCACACATCTTGAACTCATTATTCTGATACCTGATCAAAGTATCCTATTTTACCACAGATTCAAAGATCATTCACAACAAATTGGAATGCATCTCcatctctcttttttatttgctCCACCTTAGATCTCAGTTTCAGCTGATGTCCACCTAAATGTTGTATTTGCAACAGGGAAAAAAGCAGGGACTGTAGAGATCCATGGAGGTTAGACAAATACATACAACTTGGAGATGCAACAGTCTCAAAATCCAACACAGTGAGACTGCAGGGCTGTTCTTCTTCCGGTTGAGAAACCGAATGAGCACTGTGGAGATCGGCTTGTGGGGATTAAAACTGTAGGTTTCATTGTAAAtgtggatgtttttttttttggtgctgTAAAAGCCTGAATGAATGCAGGTTCCAGAGTTTGTAGACAAAGTTGATAGTGTTTTTGTGCTGTCTTCCTCTAGTACTTTTGTGGCAATGAATGCTGAggaattcataatatattttatatatatatatatatatatatatatatatatatatatatatatatatatatatatatatatatatatatatatatatatatatatatgatagattGGTCCATTTTTTCACAAAAGAGAAGATCTAACTGAATCAGCATATTAAGCCAACTAATTAACACATTTattttttagtaaaaaataagattaattatagattatcttctgtaattagttatttttagtattctagtctctataattttaaaaattacattgggatccttatacttacgaaagtaaaatatttaatcttatttctcttTTTGAAGGGATTTGAGATGATTCTTATCTATTAGGATAGAGGCATGTAGAGATTAATTTTACATTCTATCTTGAGTATTATGTTCAGTGTTATGTTCATCACAGGTTAATCCGTTCCGTTCCATGTAATTCCTGAACCAAATATTCACTGTTTCTGAATGTGAAATTACTGGTTTCTATATGTAACCAGAGACTTAGAACGCACCAACAAAATTAAATGTTTGCTGCTGCATTCAAGGCTATTTGAGTGTCCTGAAGACGAGGAGATAATGTTCAGTGTTATGTTCATCACAGTCTTCATTCAATCTCATACTTTGCTTCTAATGTTTAGTTTCACCCTGAGATGCTGTAGATTTCAAGAATGACCAATGCATGTGTTACatagatatcaagaaaaaaaatcacattttTTATTGTgttgaatgtagattactcattaaTCATGATCAACATCCTCTAAGAAAAGAAGTTGGCTCCTTATTTGTACACAATGTATGCAGATTTAAGAACTCCAAATGTTTGTAATCAGAAGAATTGATGGCTATGCTGAAACCTAAGACAGTCATCTATTTTATGGTAATACAAATTTGGCTTACTCAAATTGTCATTTTGGTAAGAACTATTATAGGCTGAAGTTGTCTTCCAACCATTTGACAGATCATATTGGAGGGAGGTCAAGAGAACTCCAGAAGAACAATTCACCTTCACTGCCAGAACTCAAAGCTGAAGAAGGTGGTGGTGATTgggatgatgatgttgatgaggAAGAGCAAATGGTGGTGATGTAGGAGGAAGAATAACTTGAAGAAGAGTTTTCTGCCTCTACCTCGACTCCTTCACCTTCCACCAACTGCATCTCATATCCTTGCTGTTCTCTGCAGGCACTTGTGAGAGCAGAGAGATGATCCTccattcttcctccccttctttccccGAGCTGTAGCTTCAAGTACTCAGATATTCCATTGAGAGCATACAGAGATGCTGAGATCTTCCTCTCATACTTCATCCTCTTCACTGCAGCTCTAATCATCGACGGCTCATCAACACAGCTCTCTTGTTCTATGGGCTCCTCGATCTCACCCATGATCTCAAATGGTGAATAGAAGCACGATGATTCCTGCACCGCATCCATGAAACCAAAGTCCATGACGCCCACGTCAAGACTCTCCTCATCTTCTCCACAGCCACCAAATTCAACAGCTCCCCCCAGTTCATAGTCCGAAGTGAAATCCACATGATCGCCGTCTTTATAGGTGTAACTCTCTTGGATACTGTCATGCATATAGTCAGCACCACCTTCACCTGCATGAGAAAGATGAAGCATGGAATTCGATGGATCGTTTAAGAAGTCTGCGAAATGGATGTCGTCCCCCTCCTCTGCGCCATCTTCATATTGTGGCCGATGTGCTTCTTCTCCTGGTTGTTGTAGctgtggctgctgctgctgctgctgctgctgcatctcGACCAAGGCAGAGTGGTTTCTGGCCTTGAGTCTCATTAGGAGGAGGTTGGTGATCTTGGAAGGCAGCACTGATGGTTTCGAGGGCTGCAAAGAGGAGCAAGGCCAGAAGTTGGTGCGAGTATTGGCACCACGGAGAAGGCAGGCGGCCTCATCGTAAGCCCTGGCAGCTTCTTCAGCTGTATCAAACGTGCCAAGCCACATTCTAATCTTCTGTATGGTGTCTTTGATCTCTGCCACCCACCGACCTGATGGCCTTTGCCGTACACCGACGAAGCGCTTTCGGGCACGCCGGACATCTCCGAGTGCCTCCATAGCCGTCGCCTCGTCCCACCTCGTGGCACCACCATCTGGGTCCTCCTTCCCATCTACTCCATCGGTACACCTCCTCTTCCTTGCCATCTCCTCAGTCTGGCTCTGCTACAAAATTCACTGCTGTTTCTACTTCTATTGCCTGCTGTTGGACTTGTTACTGCACTTGGCAAGGATGGGATGAGGTGCAGAATATATAATGGTTAGAGAGATGTCAGACAAGTAAGAGGGAGGAGGAATATGATGACATTGTTGCTTGGTGCCATCTGATTGTTCTTTATGATTCTAGCTTCATCATCCTGCCATTTGGTCTTTGCTGTTGAGATTGTATTTGCCCTTGACTTGGTCCTTGGCACAATCATAATGATGCTTTCCTCTCATCAAATTTGTTTGCACATCAAGTTTCTCAGTAGAATATGCTGAATTGTAGGATTGAATTGGTCTTCTGCTGATCAACTTGCCATTCTTTAATCTTGTAGGTTTGGAGACCTTGTCCTCGCTGTCTCATCTCCTCCTGGAATCTTTGGACACAGTTCGCGATCGCCAAGTGGCCGCCGAAGCTTAAAGGCAGAAATATGACTCTATCAACTCAAGAACACTAGCAGTCTTGTTGAGAACATGTCAACAGATAATTGTATCCAATGAACAGCTGATTTGGATCCATGGTACTTGGGTGATCGATGGTACTACGATCATCGACACCACTGGATACAAACTTCCATGGGTTCCTCCGTTTAGGAATTCACACTTGTTTGTTGTTTGCAGGCATTGTTTAGTACCTTCAGATGGCTAAAACAAGGATGATGAGACAACAACTACGGTATTTGTCTGTGCCGTGAGAGGTTTTTCTTGGCACAGCCATCTCGAGAAGTTAGCCGTGGATTGAATCAGATGGAAAGGGACAAAAGGAGCTTTTTGTTGTCATCAATGATGAATGGTATCCGATGACGGTGTCTTCCAAGCTATATCACTATCAGCATAATTTTCTATGCAATTGCGACCACTTTTCTTAGTGTTGAGCCTCCAAACAAGACGAACTCCATTTTCTGGTCTCTTTCCCTAGTTTGATTCCAGCTCTCAGTTTACTAGCGGTATGGATGTGCTGATTTCTATCTACCATTAATATTTGTGAGATTCTATTTGCATTCGATGGATGAGAGCTGTAATTGTATATGTAAATGACACCAATCCATATCTTGTTTTAGGAAATCATCACAGCTGTAGAAATGTGATGGAATGGGTGAAATATCTCTAATTATTGTTCCTTGACCCAATCATTTCTATGATCAGACCATGAACAAGTGCTGAAGACATGAATGTTTCAGTAGATAAAAGACAGAGTAGAACAAGTGCTGACAACATCTGACTATTGCTGGTTTTTCTCTGAGAATAAAGAGTAATGGATTATGTAAACATTACTGCAATGTTGTATGAGACTTCAAGCGAGAATAAGAAagtaaaagaagggaaaaataaaaaataaaaggggcTTCAGATGAAGACAACATCTAACTTTTGGTGGGGTTTCCAAGGACAAAGATTAATGAATAATATATTGCAAAAATATATGAGAATTCAAGTAGGCATCTGCTTTTGCTGGTTTCTGTAAGAACACAATATTATTCTGTAAGCATCATAAACTAAATTAGAAAATTGGCTTCAGATGCAGACATCTTAACTTCTATAAGTTCTTCTAAGAATAAAGATTAATGACTGCTACAATACTATATAATTGGAATCACGTTTCAAGCATCAGAAAGCAAAGAGAAAACATGGCTGCAGAGGTTTTTGCTGGTTTTTCTAAGAATTAAGATTAGTGAATACTATGAAAAATGatgcaaaatttgtaagagaCTTCAAGAAACCATCATAAATTAAATTGGAAAAATGGCTTCCAGATGCAGACATCTTAACTTCAAAGATGAATGAATAATTAAAATCAGAAGGCAAACACAAAACAGTGGCTTCAGATGAAGACAACATCTCACTTTTGCTGCTTCAATGAATACTCTGAATAATGCTGTATAATTTGTATCAGACTTCAAGTAAGCATCATAAAATAAATGaagtagaaaaaaaaatggaTTCACAAGCAGACAAACCAAACCTTTTCTGGCTTTTCTTCTCCTTGGGAAGAATCATAGAGAACAGGTCAAGTGTGAAGTCACAGAAGAGAGGAAGACTTGGTGTGAGTCCACAAAACAAAGATCAATGAATACTTCCTAAGAGATGACTTCATCCACTAAAAGGTTAGATCAAGAAAAACCTATGCACCAAAACACAAGTTTGGGTATTGTGTATAATATTTTAATGCTGCTGATGAGTTCAACAAGAAATAGTAGTGATCAGTAAACATCTCCAAGTGGCTGCTGCTGAGGATGTGGGAGACACTAATAAGCAACAGCTTGAAAGCAGTAGGCTTTCTTGCTGCCAGATGGAGGGTGGCTTTAGATGCCTTTGTTTTGTAGATTTCTGTAGCATGTGATATCAGAGAGGAAAAATTGCTTTGATATCAAAATAACAATCAACTTAAGTTACATGGTTTAATGTATGCAAGATTTACATGATTTTACATCCTTTATCTATAAAGAAACTTAAATTTTCACTATGTGAAAATAAGTAATCTATGAGAAAGAAAACTCTTTATTGAGTTAATCCAAAGCCTATTTGTAGTAACAATCTTTTTAGATCTTATATCCTTAGTATCAAATCtaaacaaataaatatttattagatAATCAATCCTTGTTTTTCAAACAAaagttttttttgatattttaaatttattttgcaGGTAGATATACTTTTTTTTCTCAAACCTTTgactaaagaaaataataaaaataattttttttccataAGTGATAAATCAGAATTTGATTATCTGATAAAAAGATTCAGATCCAACTGGGAAATATTTTTGTACTCCTCAGGTGTTTGGTAAATGATGGAtttgatatataattatatataaactatTTTGGAGCCTTTCCTAACAAAAGTCCTTCTAATAATTAAATTAGAAGGagcaaaaaattttaaaactaaaaGAATACATAATGATCAAAAAGctaaaaagaatatcaaaaatccAAGACAAAATTTAACATGATTTGACAAATCCTgaatatatttatgaaaaaaattagatTCTTCGATATATAAGATCAATTATAAAACATTTAAGTTTTCCTACTCAAATATAACTCTCCTTATGTATCTCTTATATAAACAGAAAGAACTAGTAAACCTCTTTATAAATATTAGAGAGACTTGAGAGTAAATGTGTTAACTTTCTCTCTCCAAAATCTTAagacttaaaaatatattttataaaaattatttttaatttattaaaaattataatttagttAGAAATCtatcaataaatttaaatatcattagaatttttaaaaatacttatcaatcctTTTTTTATATTGTATCGgagatattattgagttaagataGAAGTTAATATTATGATTCATAAGGTAAGTGATCTAATTATTATTAGATTGTAAGATCATGTGATTTACATTTAGTt
Coding sequences within:
- the LOC103982524 gene encoding ethylene-responsive transcription factor ERN1-like, with product MARKRRCTDGVDGKEDPDGGATRWDEATAMEALGDVRRARKRFVGVRQRPSGRWVAEIKDTIQKIRMWLGTFDTAEEAARAYDEAACLLRGANTRTNFWPCSSLQPSKPSVLPSKITNLLLMRLKARNHSALVEMQQQQQQQQPQLQQPGEEAHRPQYEDGAEEGDDIHFADFLNDPSNSMLHLSHAGEGGADYMHDSIQESYTYKDGDHVDFTSDYELGGAVEFGGCGEDEESLDVGVMDFGFMDAVQESSCFYSPFEIMGEIEEPIEQESCVDEPSMIRAAVKRMKYERKISASLYALNGISEYLKLQLGERRGGRMEDHLSALTSACREQQGYEMQLVEGEGVEVEAENSSSSYSSSYITTICSSSSTSSSQSPPPSSALSSGSEGELFFWSSLDLPPI
- the LOC135671525 gene encoding protein IMPAIRED IN BABA-INDUCED STERILITY 1-like, which gives rise to MGCVASKAPVTPALDSSGASADLENSEEFLPPSLLWNRPQLCNYEFGDQSESEESKKKSSAGTSSVSFQLRNLNWCTEGEQVAAGWPTWLSAVAGEAIQGWVPLKADSFEKLEKIGQGTYSSVFRARETDTGRIVALKKVRFDNFEPESVRFMAREIQILRKLDHPNIIKLEGIITSRLSCSIYLVFEYMEHDLAGLSSCPDIKFSEPQIKCYMHQLLSGLDQCHSRGIIHRDIKCANLLVNNEGILKMADFGLANILNPEEKQPLTSRVVTLWYRPPELLLGSTDYDASVDLWSVGCVFAELFLGRPILPGRTEVEQIHKIFKLCGSPPEEYWKQSRMPHATVFKPQHPYENCLQETFDTLPESAFELLETFLSIEPKKRGTASAALTSKYFRTKPYACDPSSFPKYQPNKEIDAKFREESRRRTVSSRLNVEATGRPSRPYKPSQESNGLANTASRREGLKIAQGSNRSNVKQEIPRVNNGTRLIIDQQPMPNIRYQDEHRHVKQNYQRVPFSGPLHLSASTSFAGPKKPNELHSHIKPQARSRSRHDKSGRLVPSNVSEITRTFKVNGEENRDLGHASSSNSKGYKPKDAFQIPRRHPELQDSTYSFNAYRSRDAVSSKNRSLGYIYQGEKVEFSGPLLLQSKKVDEFLEKHERHIRKAIRKSWFQRGKKAGTVEIHGG